The proteins below come from a single Triticum aestivum cultivar Chinese Spring chromosome 5D, IWGSC CS RefSeq v2.1, whole genome shotgun sequence genomic window:
- the LOC123121888 gene encoding putative wall-associated receptor kinase-like 16: MTKLRYSRFLLSGHIFLILSVIWALATADVPAGQRSGCPAKCGDVDIPFPYGVGKECALHDGFNLNCTTVEGVEMPLAGHIQVIKISLANSTATLNTTAISWKCYHPATGTMNSEKGWLNLTNTPYWISEVDNTVIVIGCNTLAYMRSSAYVIGCFSTCEGTALENNTCSGAGCCQADVPKGIQYYEGYFNGNYNNTKNSQDISCSYITVMEKAAFNFKTSYVKSTVFYDTYKGKVPIVLNWQIAESACMDAKNTSSYACVSNHSACVDSTTHKPGYHCKCSDGYEGNPYLAGGCQDIDECQRLVNPCGDGICKNTLGNYSCSCYPGNYMTNGICVPIQKTPSRFQAMPVVGASVGLVVLVIAVACACLIQERRKLRNMKLAYFRQHGGTILFEEMRSQQGADAFKIFSEEELQQATNRFSEKQVIGRGGHGTVYKGLLKSNVEVAVKRCMTIDEQHKKEFGKEMLILAQINHRNVVKLLGCCLEVEVPMLVYEFVPNGTLFDLIHGNHGWRISLATRLGIAHDSAEALSYLHSGASTPILHGDVKSSNILLDDNHKAKVSDFGASILAPTDESQFVTLVQGTCGYLDPEYMQTCQLTDKSDVYSFGVVLLELLTCKKPFNLDALGQEKSLSMMFMSAMKENRLEVILDDGIKDEDNMEILEEIAELAKHCLEMSGENRPSMKEVAEKLDRLRKMMHHTWLQQNPEEMESLLEEPSAMAHSTIVSDQYFSIEKKAVTNLQSGR; this comes from the exons ATGACGAAGCTGAGGTATTCTCGGTTTCTTCTTTCTGGCCATATTTTCCTCATCCTTTCAGTGATTTGGGCGCTGGCCACGGCCGACGTACCGGCAGGCCAGCGTTCCGGTTGCCCGGCGAAGTGCGGCGACGTCGACATCCCGTTCCCGTACGGCGTCGGCAAGGAGTGCGCGTTACACGACGGCTTTAACCTCAACTGCACCACCGTGGAAGGCGTCGAGATGCCTCTTGCGGGGCATATCCAGGTGATTAAGATCTCTTTGGCTAACTCCACAGCCACGTTGAATACCACGGCGATCTCGTGGAAGTGCTATCACCCAGCCACTGGCACTATGAACTCCGAGAAAGGATGGTTGAACCTCACCAATACACCTTATTGGATATCGGAGGTGGATAATACAGTTATCGTCATCGGGTGCAATACTCTCGCTTATATGAGGAGCTCTGCT TATGTCATAGGTTGCTTCTCCACGTGTGAGGGCACCGCCCTGGAGAATAACACATGTTCTGGTGCCGGCTGCTGCCAAGCCGATGTCCCCAAAGGCATACAGTATTATGAGGGCTATTTCAACGGAAACTACAACAACACAAAAAATTCACAAGACATCAGCTGCAGCTACATAACAGTGATGGAAAAAGCAGCTTTCAACTTCAAAACTAGCTATGTCAAATCCACAGTGTTTTATGATACATACAAGGGCAAAGTTCCTATTGTCCTGAACTGGCAAATAGCAGAATCGGCTTGCATGGACGCTAAGAACACAAGTTCCTACGCATGTGTCAGCAACCACAGTGCGTGTGTTGATTCCACCACCCACAAGCCAGGTTATCACTGCAAGTGCTCTGATGGGTATGAAGGCAACCCTTACCTCGCCGGTGGATGCCAAG ATATCGATGAGTGCCAGCGCCTTGTCAATCCTTGCGGCGACGGTATATGCAAGAACACGCTGGGAAACTACAGCTGCTCATGCTACCCAGGGAATTATATGACGAATGGCATTTGTGTGCCAATTCAAAAAACGCCTTCCCGTTTTCAGGCAATGCCAGTTGTAG GTGCAAGTGTAGGACTTGTCGTCCTTGTGATTGCTGTAGCTTGTGCATGCTTGATCCAAGAGAGAAGAAAGCTACGAAATATGAAACTGGCCTACTTTCGGCAGCACGGTGGTACGATATTATTTGAAGAAATGAGGTCACAGCAAGGCGCCGATGCATTCAAAATCTTCTCAGAAGAAGAATTGCAGCAAGCCACGAACAGGTTTAGTGAAAAACAAGTCATTGGTCGGGGAGGCCATGGAACTGTCTACAAGGGGCTTCTCAAGAGTAATGTTGAAGTAGCAGTCAAGAGATGCATGACAATTGACGAGCAACACAAGAAAGAATTCGGCAAAGAAATGCTGATACTAGCCCAGATCAACCACAGAAATGTCGTGAAGCTCCTCGGGTGTTGCCTGGAGGTGGAAGTCCCCATGCTGGTGTACGAGTTCGTCCCAAATGGCACGCTCTTTGATCTCATCCATGGCAACCATGGCTGGCGCATCTCCTTGGCCACTCGCTTGGGGATCGCCCATGACTCTGCCGAGGCACTCTCCTACCTTCATTCGGGGGCTTCAACTCCGATCCTCCATGGTGATGTTAAATCTTCCAACATCCTTCTCGACGATAACCACAAAGCTAAAGTCTCCGACTTTGGCGCCTCCATCCTTGCACCAACCGACGAGTCCCAGTTTGTCACACTTGTGCAAGGAACTTGTGGGTACCTCGACCCCGAATACATGCAAACATGTCAGTTGACAGACAAGAGTGACGTGTACAGCTTCGGTGTTGTTCTTCTAGAGCTGCTCACATGCAAGAAGCCATTTAATCTCGATGCCCTTGGGCAGGAGAAGAGCCTATCAATGATGTTTATGTCTGCGATGAAGGAGAATAGGCTTGAGGTTATCTTGGATGATGGGATCAAGGATGAGGACAACATGGAGATTCTTGAGGAGATCGCGGAGCTGGCAAAGCATTGTTTGGAGATGTCTGGTGAGAACAGGCCCTCAATGAAGGAAGTTGCAGAGAAGCTCGATAGGCTGAGGAAGATGATGCATCATACATGGTTGCAACAGAACCCTGAAGAGATGGAAAGCTTACTTGAGGAACCCTCGGCAATGGCCCACTCGACGATTGTCAGTGATCAGTATTTCAGCATCGAGAAGAAAGCTGTGACAAATCTGCAATCAGGGCGTTGA
- the LOC123121889 gene encoding putative BPI/LBP family protein At1g04970 yields the protein MVARLLLLLLTLLFSTPSPAAASPHISAVISQSGLDFAKDLLVPRAADTLAHLSVPDIERSVSIPIIGAVRTVASRIVLGGVAVANSTVAAGDTGVVVAASLSSVNLTMEWSYSYSSWLVEISDSGNASIQVEGMDVGVSMGLKNENGSLKLFVMECGCYMKDLDITLNGGSSWFYQGFIDAFSNHIRSSVENAITNKIVESASKLDHFLGGLPKEINVDRVAAMNVTFVNDPRFISSSVEFDIDGLFIPSDKTAPQSDINFGDTKLAPALGSSSNMLWISLDEDVFNSVSALYFKAGLLQHLVDKVPDQFLLNTASWRFLIPRLYRKYPNKDMLLNISAISPPSVRINVGRIDTTVDLDVIVIVLGSDDIVPVACISLSVAVSGRASVSGNNLVGEVELNYFSFDLKWSDIGKLHTGIVQSVMRIVLKNLFVPYVNSYLGQGFPLPIIKGFVIRDAYILTSYSSIIVSSDVSFIEPMNRSGIKQVLGSVSEDPAVTMLFH from the exons ATGGTCgcccgtctcctcctcctcctcctcaccctcctattctccactccctcccccgccgccgcctcgccgcacaTCTCCGCCGTCATCTCCCAGTCCGGCCTCGACTTCGCCAAGGACCTGCTCGTGCCCCGAGCCGCCGACACCCTCGCTCATCTGAGCGTACCCGACATCGAGCGGTCCGTGAGCATCCCCATCATCGGCGCCGTCCGCACGGTCGCCTCCCGCATCGTGCTTGGCGGCGTGGCAGTCGCCAACTCCACCGTCGCCGCCGGCGACACGGGGGTCGTGGTGGCCGCGTCCCTGTCCAGCGTCAACCTCACCATGGAGTGGAGTTACTCGTACAGCTCCTGGCTCGTTGAGATCTCTGACAGTGGGAATGCTTCGATTCAG GTTGAAGGAATGGACGTTGGGGTTTCCATGGGGCTGAAGAATGAAAATGGATCACTAAAACTATTTGTTATGGAATGTGGCTGTTATATGAAAGACTTGGACATAACACTGAATGGAGGATCCTCTTGGTTTTATCAAGG ATTCATAGATGCTTTTAGCAATCATATCAGATCATCTGTGGAAAATGCGATTACGAACAAAATAGTGGAGAGTGCATCAAAGCTCGACCATTTCCTAGGAGGCCTTCCAAAGGAAATTAATGTTGATAGAGTCGCTGCTATGAATGTGACATTTGTTAATGATCCACGCTTCATTAGTTCCTCTGTTGAgtttgatatagatggactatttatTCCATCTGATAAAACTGCTCCTCAGAGTGATATAAATTTCGGTGATACCAAACTTGCACCAGCCCTTGGCAGCTCCTCAAACATGCTGTGGATTTCATTGGACGAAGATGTTTTCAACTCGGTTTCAGCTCTCTACTTCAAG GCTGGTTTACTACAACATTTGGTGGACAAGGTTCCCGATCAGTTTCTTTTGAACACTGCTAGCTGGAGGTTTTTGATTCCAAGGTTGTACCGTAAATATCCAAACAAGGATATGCTGCTGAACATTTCTGCTATATCACCTCCCTCTGTGAGGATTAATGTGGGTAGAATTGACACCACAGTGGACTTAGATGTCATAGTAATTGTATTGGGTTCTGATGATATAGTTCCAGTTGCATGCATATCACTG TCAGTTGCTGTTTCTGGACGTGCAAGTGTTTCTGGGAATAATCTTGTGGGAGAGGTTGAGTTAAATTATTTCTCGTTCGACTTGAAGTGGAGTGACATTGGCAAACTTCATACTGGTATAGTGCAG AGTGTGATGCGCATCGTCCTGAAAAATTTGTTCGTGCCCTATGTGAACTCGTATCTTGGACAAGGTTTCCCGTTGCCCATCATCAAGGGCTTCGTCATCAGAGATGCTTATATCCTCACCTCATACTCAAGCATAATCGTTAGCTCTGATGTTTCCTTCATCGAACCAATGAATAGATCTGGAATAAAGCAGGTTCTTGGATCAGTCAGCGAAGATCCGGCAGTCACCATGCTATTTCATTGA